One genomic region from Apodemus sylvaticus chromosome 1, mApoSyl1.1, whole genome shotgun sequence encodes:
- the Actl9 gene encoding actin-like protein 9, producing MDVNGVKCWEPHKSLDLNPRSTPVNKSPLQEPWGVVGSKGPSKMCGVVIDMGTGMCKMGFAGQPRPTYIVTNIVGCQPKKQTTMEQPKVEMFIGEAAHACPELTLMYPVRDGIVVDWEAAELIWRHILENDLRVDTQDHPLLFTDPPFNPASNREKLMEVAFESLHSPALYVASQSVLSVYANGCVNGLVVDTGHGVSYTVPVFQGYNLPNGLQRLNLAGQHLTTFLAEKILRSSFPVKKEDLDTMENIKHQYCYVASDFQKEQGRPDDKFRRCLKLPDGQMITVGKELFQCPELLFHPPETSGPSSLGLPSMVEQSLSTVPQELRTDMEQNVLLCGGSSLFTGFEGRFKAELLRCLGPEAHVVVAAQPNRNLSVWIGGSILASLCAFQTRWILREQYEEHGPDIVHRKCS from the coding sequence ATGGATGTAAATGGTGTGAAATGTTGGGAGCCCCACAAGTCGCTTGATCTGAATCCTCGCTCAACTCCAGTGAACAAGAGTCCGCTACAAGAACCATGGGGCGTGGTTGGTAGCAAGGGACCATCAAAGATGTGTGGTGTGGTCATTGACATGGGTACCGGAATGTGCAAGATGGGCTTTGCAGGACAGCCACGGCCCACCTACATCGTGACTAACATCGTGGGCTGCCAGCCCAAGAAACAAACCACCATGGAGCAGCCCAAAGTGGAAATGTTTATCGGTGAGGCAGCCCATGCTTGTCCTGAGTTAACTTTGATGTATCCAGTTCGTGATGGTATTGTGGTGGACTGGGAGGCAGCTGAGCTCATCTGGCGCCACATCCTGGAGAATGACCTCAGAGTGGACACTCAGGACCATCCTCTGCTGTTCACGGATCCACCTTTCAACCCCGCCAGCAACCGGGAGAAGCTTATGGAAGTAGCCTTCGAGTCTTTGCACTCTCCTGCTCTATATGTGGCATCACAATCTGTGCTGTCCGTTTATGCCAACGGGTGCGTTAATGGGCTGGTTGTAGACACTGGCCACGGGGTCAGCTACACAGTGCCAGTTTTCCAAGGCTACAACTTACCCAACGGCCTCCAGCGGCTGAACCTAGCTGGGCAACACTTGACTACTTTCTTGGCGGAGAAAATCTTGAGATCTAGCTTTCcagtgaagaaggaagacctGGACACCATGGAGAATATTAAGCACCAATACTGCTATGTGGCCTCAGATTTCCAAAAGGAGCAAGGGCGCCCTGATGACAAATTCCGGCGCTGCCTGAAGTTGCCGGACGGACAGATGATCACAGTGGGAAAGGAGCTCTTTCAGTGCCCTGAGTTGCTATTCCATCCCCCAGAGACCTCAGGACCTTCATCTTTGGGTCTCCCCAGCATGGTTGAACAGAGTCTCTCCACTGTTCCCCAGGAGCTGCGGACAGACATGGAACAAAACGTGTTGTTGTGTGGAGGCTCCTCTCTGTTTACTGGCTTTGAAGGTCGCTTCAAAGCTGAGCTGCTACGCTGTCTTGGCCCCGAGGCCCACGTGGTTGTGGCAGCCCAGCCCAATAGGAACCTCTCAGTGTGGATTGGGGGGTCCATTCTGGCCTCGCTGTGTGCCTTCCAGACCCGGTGGATCTTGCGTGAGCAGTATGAAGAACATGGTCCAGATATAGTGCACCGCAAGTGCTCATGA